In Aliamphritea ceti, a single window of DNA contains:
- a CDS encoding TRAP transporter substrate-binding protein, whose translation MKHKNNIAKAVSLAAGLLFSASALSANWNIAVGDGGSSAQEALGLKFIELLEAKTGGKHSAKLFLNGQLGSEQDTVNDVALGTTDFSILASNNLTPFSPSLGILSLPYIFENLDQAIAATEGSIADELVENTIRDSNTRILGWTYSGFRVLSNSKKPIQKISDLEGVVVRVPKNEIMIDTYQSWGINPTPMAWSETFTALQQGVVDGQDTPYTTIYAMKFGEVQKYIADLHYLFLLEPLIISESLFQDQDAATQKAILEAGKEATKYSISWLKEKESIIKDELVNKYNMQIDTLQDEAEWAARAQKAVWPKFYESVGGKDKVNELLRSLGRAEI comes from the coding sequence ATGAAACATAAAAATAATATCGCTAAAGCTGTATCCCTTGCCGCAGGTCTACTCTTCTCTGCCAGCGCGCTGTCAGCCAACTGGAATATCGCAGTAGGTGACGGTGGCAGCAGTGCTCAGGAAGCGCTGGGACTGAAGTTTATTGAACTTCTGGAAGCAAAAACCGGCGGTAAGCATTCTGCAAAACTGTTCCTTAACGGTCAGTTAGGATCAGAGCAGGATACGGTCAACGACGTTGCTCTGGGCACTACTGATTTCTCTATTCTTGCGAGCAACAACTTAACGCCATTTTCACCAAGCCTGGGGATTTTGTCTCTGCCTTACATCTTCGAAAATCTGGATCAGGCAATCGCTGCAACTGAAGGCTCTATCGCCGACGAGCTAGTCGAAAACACTATCCGTGATTCCAACACCCGTATTCTCGGCTGGACTTACTCCGGTTTCCGCGTACTGAGTAACTCTAAAAAACCCATCCAGAAAATCTCTGACCTGGAAGGTGTAGTTGTACGGGTACCTAAAAATGAGATCATGATCGATACCTATCAGTCCTGGGGTATAAACCCAACGCCAATGGCATGGTCTGAAACCTTTACAGCGCTGCAACAGGGAGTTGTAGATGGTCAGGACACGCCGTACACCACTATCTACGCAATGAAGTTCGGTGAAGTACAAAAGTACATCGCTGATCTGCACTACCTGTTCCTGTTAGAGCCTCTGATCATCTCTGAATCTCTATTCCAGGATCAAGATGCAGCTACTCAAAAAGCTATTCTGGAAGCAGGTAAAGAAGCGACTAAATACAGTATCTCCTGGCTGAAAGAGAAAGAAAGCATCATCAAAGATGAGTTGGTGAACAAGTACAACATGCAGATCGATACCCTGCAGGATGAAGCTGAATGGGCCGCGCGTGCTCAGAAAGCTGTATGGCCGAAATTCTACGAGAGCGTAGGCGGCAAAGACAAAGTGAATGAACTGTTACGTTCACTGGGTCGTGCGGAAATTTAA
- a CDS encoding FadR/GntR family transcriptional regulator, which produces MSSPKQTSPASPTQFGSIVTTSATKQIAEQLRQAILSGELKKDDRLPTEFELAAQFNVSRPTIREALKRLAAQNLIRSKRGPAGGTFVNGFEMKDATEFLASSTMLMISMGSVEMDDIIQTRKLLQTECCKLALQNWSEEYMTGLNQCLAHQQNTDLSDSEFCAADVAFHRYITDATENPMLQMIIYSIIDALVPIMNMTIVRLRSRQKIIAYHQRICEAFTEQNQEQLILALDELLEYLSDTFNKQHSS; this is translated from the coding sequence TTGTCGTCACCGAAACAAACATCGCCAGCCAGTCCAACTCAGTTTGGCAGTATTGTTACTACCAGCGCGACCAAACAAATTGCTGAGCAGCTACGTCAGGCAATTCTCAGTGGCGAATTAAAAAAAGATGACCGTCTGCCTACTGAATTTGAACTGGCAGCACAATTTAATGTTTCCCGCCCAACCATACGGGAAGCTCTCAAACGTCTGGCCGCGCAAAACCTGATCCGCTCAAAGCGCGGGCCAGCAGGTGGTACGTTTGTGAATGGTTTTGAGATGAAAGACGCCACAGAGTTTTTAGCATCTTCAACGATGCTGATGATCAGTATGGGCTCGGTTGAAATGGATGACATCATTCAGACCCGTAAACTGCTCCAAACCGAATGCTGCAAACTTGCTTTGCAAAACTGGTCTGAAGAATACATGACCGGATTAAACCAGTGCCTGGCCCATCAGCAGAATACGGATTTATCCGACAGTGAATTTTGCGCCGCAGACGTTGCCTTTCACCGTTACATCACCGATGCAACTGAAAACCCAATGCTACAGATGATCATCTATTCCATCATAGATGCGCTGGTTCCTATTATGAATATGACCATAGTGCGCTTGCGCAGCCGGCAAAAAATTATCGCTTATCATCAGCGGATTTGTGAGGCTTTTACCGAGCAAAATCAGGAGCAGTTAATACTCGCATTAGATGAATTACTGGAATACCTGTCTGATACATTTAATAAGCAACATAGCAGTTAA
- a CDS encoding FecR domain-containing protein — protein sequence MLGRRILAATVLLVLSSITSVSYAQDWIYTTTKGDNLWNLSEQYLDRVSRFEALRKLNGIENPKQMPPGIKLRIPLKWVRSNPVPAVIDELLGDAQLQRAGSGDLVTLQAGDEVYLGDQIRTGGESTLAIRFADDSILTLYADSLIRFDHLSAHGKTGMVDSRLNLIQGRMDTRVTPASGPGSRFEIQTPSAISAVRGTEYRALVGADGKVSNIEVLHGKVKVSGAGKHTLVKRGFGTQVAEGKAPIKPRKLLPAPELSAFNGPIRNISELVSWPVIEKAERYRVEVSADEAFDIVQWTQISEYAKAALPDIADGAYYLRVRAIDSLGLEGLNSVQPFLLDAHPQPPLQLQPVPDQVLRGETAVLQWTQSAEAQRYRLEIATDAAFDQAIVDQSDISDTRFDTADLAVPGKYYWRLTSITATGELGPVGISRSWQVKPAAEKVEAEVGASEDGKLVASWRAGSEEQSYQVQIATEETFENLLLDQQQNEARISFDAVEGQVRYLRVRSIESDGYLGPWGTVQRILPIPDYTPLWLSAGAMLLMLL from the coding sequence ATGCTTGGCCGCCGTATTTTAGCTGCAACGGTATTATTAGTACTGTCTTCTATTACGTCAGTTTCCTATGCTCAGGACTGGATTTATACGACCACTAAGGGTGATAACCTCTGGAACCTGAGTGAACAGTATCTGGACCGGGTTTCTCGCTTTGAAGCGCTGCGTAAACTTAATGGTATTGAAAATCCAAAGCAAATGCCGCCGGGCATTAAACTGCGTATTCCACTTAAGTGGGTTCGCAGTAATCCGGTACCGGCAGTTATCGATGAGTTGTTAGGCGACGCTCAGTTACAGCGTGCAGGTTCTGGTGATCTGGTAACTCTGCAAGCTGGCGATGAAGTGTATCTTGGTGATCAGATAAGAACTGGCGGCGAAAGCACATTAGCAATCCGGTTTGCGGATGACAGCATTCTGACACTTTATGCGGATAGTCTGATTCGGTTTGATCACCTGAGTGCGCACGGTAAAACCGGCATGGTTGATTCCCGCTTAAACCTGATTCAGGGACGTATGGATACCCGGGTTACACCTGCTTCAGGTCCGGGTTCCCGGTTCGAAATTCAGACACCTTCAGCGATTAGCGCAGTACGGGGTACGGAATACCGGGCACTGGTCGGTGCTGACGGTAAGGTCTCCAACATCGAAGTACTACACGGCAAAGTAAAGGTCAGCGGCGCCGGTAAACACACTCTGGTAAAACGTGGTTTTGGTACCCAGGTTGCCGAAGGCAAAGCGCCGATTAAACCGCGCAAGCTGCTGCCTGCACCGGAGTTATCCGCTTTTAACGGCCCGATTCGTAATATCAGTGAGCTAGTCAGCTGGCCTGTGATCGAGAAAGCAGAAAGGTATCGTGTAGAAGTATCTGCTGATGAAGCATTCGATATAGTTCAGTGGACGCAAATCAGTGAATATGCCAAAGCGGCTTTACCGGATATTGCCGATGGAGCCTACTATCTACGGGTTCGTGCTATCGATTCTTTAGGGTTGGAAGGCCTTAATAGTGTGCAGCCGTTTTTACTCGATGCACATCCCCAGCCGCCATTGCAGTTACAGCCGGTACCGGATCAGGTGCTACGTGGTGAAACAGCTGTATTACAATGGACTCAGTCAGCAGAAGCCCAACGTTACCGGTTAGAAATTGCGACTGATGCCGCTTTCGATCAGGCGATTGTTGATCAGAGTGACATTAGCGATACCCGATTTGATACCGCTGATTTAGCTGTCCCGGGTAAGTATTACTGGCGTCTGACCAGCATTACCGCGACTGGTGAGTTAGGTCCCGTGGGTATTTCCCGTAGTTGGCAGGTGAAACCTGCGGCGGAGAAAGTTGAAGCTGAAGTAGGAGCCTCTGAAGACGGTAAACTGGTTGCTTCATGGCGTGCCGGCTCAGAAGAACAGAGTTATCAGGTTCAGATAGCAACGGAAGAAACATTTGAAAATCTGTTACTGGATCAGCAGCAGAATGAAGCCCGTATCAGCTTTGATGCGGTAGAAGGGCAGGTTCGGTACTTGAGGGTGCGCAGTATTGAGTCTGATGGTTATCTTGGCCCGTGGGGCACAGTGCAACGGATTCTGCCGATTCCGGATTACACACCACTGTGGTTGTCCGCTGGAGCTATGCTTTTGATGTTGCTTTAG
- a CDS encoding ABC transporter substrate-binding protein encodes MLPSTSTLAKESLTLRMLTWQGYAPKSQVEQFKSDISQRYDVKLNFEISYVTSSDDYFDAIRANRVDIIAPSHNVLNDSRYKFLDRALITPVNLDNIPNYASLIARLKTLNYVTATDKVFFIPLTYGPYGLAYNQQSLPIAPTSWKSLWNTVYAGKYTINSDYYEANIYITALAAGLNIEDISNIDKLNTPEIKQMLSQLASNANKLWSGVDTASDLSGHQLATSWGFSFPELSRRGESWKLACPQEGTTIWIDGHSLSRTLKERPLHKRIAEEWINFTLSKEFQKNAIYQRLNSFPANEETYSALKKAKALPHNEACIDFTFRWPELNSRQRNFMKSIWQQALKQANSPAKLSDDSDVLKAQ; translated from the coding sequence ATGCTACCCAGCACATCCACTTTAGCTAAAGAATCTCTCACACTTCGAATGCTAACCTGGCAAGGCTACGCGCCAAAATCACAGGTTGAGCAGTTCAAGTCAGATATCAGTCAAAGATACGACGTTAAACTCAATTTTGAGATCAGTTATGTCACATCATCCGACGATTATTTTGATGCCATACGTGCCAACAGAGTGGATATTATTGCGCCCAGTCACAACGTACTGAATGATTCACGCTATAAGTTTCTCGACAGAGCGCTGATAACCCCCGTCAATCTGGACAACATTCCAAACTATGCCAGCCTGATAGCGCGCTTAAAAACACTTAATTACGTCACGGCTACTGACAAAGTCTTCTTTATTCCCCTGACCTACGGCCCATATGGTCTGGCCTATAATCAACAAAGCCTGCCAATTGCTCCTACGTCCTGGAAAAGCTTATGGAATACAGTTTATGCAGGGAAATACACAATCAATTCAGATTACTACGAAGCTAATATTTACATCACGGCCCTCGCTGCCGGCCTGAATATTGAAGACATTAGCAACATAGACAAACTTAATACTCCCGAAATCAAACAAATGCTTAGCCAGCTTGCCAGCAATGCTAATAAGCTTTGGAGCGGTGTAGATACCGCCAGTGACCTGAGTGGACACCAGCTGGCGACGTCCTGGGGGTTTTCTTTTCCGGAATTAAGTCGCCGCGGAGAAAGCTGGAAACTGGCCTGCCCCCAAGAAGGTACAACTATTTGGATTGATGGACATTCACTCAGCAGAACCTTGAAAGAACGCCCGTTACATAAACGTATCGCCGAAGAATGGATAAACTTTACGCTAAGCAAAGAATTCCAGAAAAATGCTATTTACCAACGGCTCAACAGTTTTCCGGCCAACGAAGAAACCTATAGCGCCCTGAAAAAAGCCAAGGCCCTGCCTCATAACGAAGCCTGCATCGACTTTACATTTAGATGGCCAGAACTGAATAGTCGTCAGCGTAACTTCATGAAAAGTATCTGGCAGCAGGCACTGAAACAGGCGAACTCACCGGCTAAACTCAGTGATGATTCCGACGTTCTAAAAGCACAATAA
- a CDS encoding ankyrin repeat domain-containing protein, translating to MKIQNLVCFTIGICLWANVGLADETFFRSIQQADLNTAEAILQKDASVLEARDKSGYTPLLIAAQQNNLPMMKLLLEQGANVNAMNHKRRDILNIAISVRNPEIARLALQAGADPTLVTSVYQGSALIYATHQAELEIMQMLIAAGAPLNRVNNLGWTALLEAAILGDGSENYASAVKLLLEAGADKNIADKKGKTPLNHAQDKGHQLLIELLDDSVEE from the coding sequence ATGAAAATTCAAAACTTGGTGTGTTTTACGATTGGAATCTGTCTATGGGCGAATGTAGGACTGGCGGATGAAACTTTTTTCCGCAGTATTCAGCAGGCAGATTTAAATACCGCTGAAGCAATTCTCCAGAAAGATGCATCAGTATTGGAGGCAAGGGATAAGAGTGGCTATACACCGCTACTGATTGCAGCACAGCAGAATAATTTACCGATGATGAAGCTGTTGCTGGAACAGGGAGCCAATGTGAATGCAATGAATCATAAACGTCGGGATATTCTGAATATTGCAATATCAGTAAGGAATCCGGAAATTGCCAGACTGGCACTGCAGGCCGGAGCGGATCCTACATTAGTGACGTCGGTGTATCAGGGCTCAGCGCTTATTTATGCGACCCATCAGGCCGAGCTTGAAATTATGCAGATGCTAATTGCTGCTGGTGCACCGCTTAACAGAGTGAATAATCTGGGCTGGACTGCTTTATTGGAAGCCGCCATTCTTGGCGATGGCAGTGAAAATTATGCCAGTGCTGTTAAGTTATTACTGGAAGCCGGTGCAGATAAGAATATAGCTGACAAGAAAGGTAAAACCCCGCTGAATCATGCTCAGGATAAAGGGCATCAGTTACTGATTGAATTGCTGGATGATTCGGTAGAAGAATGA
- a CDS encoding SDR family oxidoreductase, producing the protein MKSSTILITGCNRGIGLELSKQFAANNWRVLACCRHPDSADELQALAAQHSNIEIFPLDVTDYIQVAELSEQLKDTTIDILLSNAGLYGPSNYSFGSVDPQAWREVLEVNTLAPLMLSQAFVNQVAASEHKLIAIISSKVGSIADNQGGGGYIYRSSKTAVNQVVKSMSIDLAPMDINVVSLHPGWVQTEMGGPNALISTAESVTGLQQILTQAGPDQSGQFFEFSGNTIPW; encoded by the coding sequence ATGAAATCTTCAACTATTCTGATAACCGGCTGTAATCGCGGTATTGGCCTTGAACTGAGCAAACAGTTCGCGGCGAATAACTGGCGGGTATTAGCCTGTTGTCGGCATCCAGACAGCGCTGATGAATTGCAGGCACTGGCTGCACAACACAGCAATATTGAAATATTCCCACTCGATGTTACCGATTATATCCAGGTAGCCGAACTGTCAGAACAACTCAAAGATACCACTATTGATATCCTACTCAGCAACGCAGGCCTTTATGGACCGAGCAATTACAGCTTCGGTTCTGTAGACCCCCAGGCCTGGCGTGAAGTATTAGAAGTTAATACTCTGGCTCCGTTGATGTTATCTCAGGCATTTGTAAATCAGGTTGCAGCGAGCGAGCATAAACTGATTGCTATCATCAGCAGCAAAGTTGGCAGTATCGCCGACAACCAGGGAGGCGGTGGATATATCTACCGCTCTTCAAAAACAGCCGTTAATCAGGTTGTGAAAAGTATGTCTATCGACTTAGCACCTATGGATATCAATGTTGTAAGCCTTCATCCTGGCTGGGTACAGACAGAAATGGGCGGTCCGAATGCACTCATCAGTACCGCAGAGAGTGTTACAGGATTACAGCAAATTTTAACCCAGGCAGGGCCAGATCAATCGGGCCAGTTCTTCGAATTCAGTGGTAACACCATTCCCTGGTAG
- a CDS encoding putative bifunctional diguanylate cyclase/phosphodiesterase translates to MRLSESHRSRLYAVCLFLLLLFSGLGLTFNRGLERLDLMIYDQMLPAHAVSMSDQVVIVAIDDYSLQQLGRWPWSRKRHAELVYKLTEMDAAVIGIDVLFVEPQKDDPEADDVFSEALLRSGRSVLSIAPGVQMPGSLISEVMPLPDLAISAEAIGHVDVELDVDGLCRRFFLYSGVGDARWPALAMAMLRVNGETDQLETLINVENTPVIRSDYWLRRQSIMIPFAKTGERPQTYSWADIIADRVPAEAIQGKYVLVGATATGLGDALSTPAAAAHERIPGVELNAHILNALLRGEGISEVTPAWYVGVTLAFICLVTLAVVLLPLRAGLIFTLTILLGLPVLSLTLLVGWQLWFAPAAALIIVALPWPLWNVWQLGIDARLKHKLLQQLAHQVQHHVATGLPNSVMLRQRLSQAIAEQEGAQTCVGLLVIHFNWSGSASTALECPVDDKQLQFVGKRLREIISEEYFIAHLNGDDFAVLLTDLKEIEHVKDAAVSLLSSLQQPLKMNDESYLLLTPRIGASVWPEDCFDAAGLIRNAYTAMFKSRVDDSDSLCIYSQGAGLQLELRSQVEQALVHALDRGEFEIYYQPQVRADTGRMVGVEALLRWNSPQLGRIPPGIFIPVAEHVGLIPMIGSWVLKTACEQLQDWHDAGLPRIRLAINVSPLQFADPELERRLAQTVQQLNVSPGDLELEITEGSLMWDMDQAVTIMKRMKAQGVDLAVDDFGTGYSSLSSLRHFPLDRLKIDQSFTREIGNDDAATEITLTIISMGKRLGLRIIAEGVETAEQADFLRKHGCDEFQGHYFGRPLDADQITDLLVDIMIENSVKKSSAAAQDTEESI, encoded by the coding sequence ATGCGATTGTCAGAATCCCATCGTAGCCGGCTATATGCGGTATGTTTGTTCCTGTTACTGTTATTCAGTGGCCTGGGGCTGACATTTAATCGCGGGCTGGAACGTCTGGATTTGATGATTTATGACCAGATGCTGCCAGCGCACGCTGTCAGTATGAGTGATCAGGTTGTTATTGTTGCGATTGATGATTATAGCTTGCAGCAGCTTGGTCGCTGGCCCTGGTCGCGCAAACGTCACGCTGAGCTGGTGTATAAGCTTACTGAAATGGATGCGGCCGTCATTGGTATCGATGTTTTATTTGTCGAGCCACAGAAAGATGACCCAGAGGCGGATGATGTCTTTTCTGAAGCACTACTACGCAGTGGACGCAGTGTACTGAGCATTGCCCCCGGTGTTCAGATGCCGGGTTCACTGATCAGTGAAGTGATGCCTTTACCTGATCTTGCCATCAGTGCAGAAGCCATTGGGCACGTAGATGTTGAATTAGATGTTGACGGTTTATGCCGTCGCTTCTTTTTGTACAGCGGGGTGGGTGATGCCCGCTGGCCAGCATTGGCTATGGCTATGTTGCGGGTCAATGGTGAAACCGATCAGTTAGAAACACTGATTAATGTGGAAAACACCCCGGTAATCCGCTCGGATTACTGGCTACGCCGCCAGAGTATTATGATTCCTTTCGCTAAAACCGGAGAGCGTCCGCAAACCTATTCCTGGGCGGATATTATTGCTGACCGGGTACCTGCCGAAGCTATTCAGGGGAAATACGTTTTAGTTGGCGCTACCGCAACAGGTTTGGGCGATGCCCTGTCTACACCAGCAGCAGCGGCCCATGAACGTATCCCCGGTGTTGAGTTGAATGCGCATATTCTGAATGCGCTGCTGCGGGGAGAAGGTATCAGTGAGGTTACCCCTGCCTGGTATGTAGGCGTTACACTGGCATTTATCTGCCTGGTAACTCTGGCTGTCGTGTTATTACCGCTACGGGCAGGATTGATTTTTACCCTGACTATTTTGCTGGGATTACCGGTTCTGAGCCTGACTTTACTGGTTGGCTGGCAGTTATGGTTTGCGCCGGCAGCCGCACTGATTATTGTCGCTTTACCCTGGCCGTTATGGAATGTCTGGCAGCTGGGGATTGATGCCCGTCTTAAACATAAGCTACTGCAACAATTGGCGCATCAGGTTCAGCACCATGTGGCGACCGGGTTGCCAAATTCAGTGATGCTTCGCCAGCGTCTGAGCCAGGCAATTGCTGAGCAGGAAGGTGCACAAACCTGTGTGGGTCTGCTGGTGATACATTTCAACTGGTCTGGTTCGGCCAGTACTGCACTTGAATGTCCGGTAGATGATAAACAGCTGCAGTTTGTTGGTAAACGGTTACGGGAAATCATCAGTGAAGAGTATTTTATTGCGCATCTGAACGGTGATGACTTTGCTGTTCTGTTAACTGATCTGAAAGAAATAGAGCACGTTAAAGACGCCGCGGTTAGTTTGTTATCGTCATTGCAGCAGCCCTTGAAGATGAATGACGAGTCCTATCTGTTACTGACTCCTCGCATAGGTGCTTCAGTGTGGCCGGAAGATTGTTTTGATGCAGCTGGGCTGATTCGTAATGCTTATACGGCGATGTTTAAATCCCGGGTCGATGATAGCGACAGCCTGTGTATTTATTCACAGGGTGCGGGTTTACAGCTAGAGCTGCGTTCACAGGTAGAACAGGCACTGGTGCATGCTTTGGATCGTGGTGAATTCGAAATTTATTATCAGCCGCAGGTACGGGCGGATACCGGCCGGATGGTGGGTGTAGAAGCGTTGCTACGCTGGAATAGTCCGCAGTTAGGGCGTATCCCACCAGGCATATTCATTCCTGTTGCTGAACATGTAGGCCTGATCCCGATGATTGGTAGTTGGGTGCTGAAGACTGCCTGCGAGCAGTTGCAGGACTGGCATGATGCGGGTTTGCCGCGTATTCGTCTGGCAATTAATGTTTCGCCATTGCAGTTTGCTGATCCGGAGTTAGAGCGCCGGTTGGCACAAACGGTACAGCAGTTGAATGTGTCTCCCGGTGATCTTGAGTTAGAGATTACCGAAGGCTCGCTTATGTGGGATATGGATCAGGCCGTGACGATCATGAAGCGGATGAAAGCGCAGGGCGTTGATCTGGCGGTAGATGATTTTGGTACGGGCTATTCGTCACTGAGCAGTCTGCGGCATTTTCCGCTCGACCGGCTTAAGATCGATCAGTCTTTTACCCGTGAAATTGGCAATGACGATGCCGCGACAGAAATTACCCTGACGATTATATCCATGGGTAAGCGTTTAGGTTTACGGATAATTGCCGAAGGGGTAGAAACGGCTGAACAGGCGGACTTCCTGCGTAAGCATGGGTGTGATGAATTTCAGGGGCACTATTTTGGGCGCCCGCTGGATGCCGACCAGATAACAGACCTGTTAGTGGATATTATGATCGAAAACAGCGTTAAGAAGTCTTCAGCGGCTGCTCAGGACACTGAAGAGAGTATCTGA